One Hordeum vulgare subsp. vulgare chromosome 4H, MorexV3_pseudomolecules_assembly, whole genome shotgun sequence DNA window includes the following coding sequences:
- the LOC123446937 gene encoding cytochrome b561 and DOMON domain-containing protein At2g04850 has product MRRFDALLMLVVVVVLPSGGAAAAGAPGRCTTSTPVKAYAKCIALPTQGATLAWTYDARNATLDAAFTGSFISPSGWVAWGVNQDAPAMAGARVIAAFSDPSTGALLALPFVLSADVKLQAKPLVSRPLDIPLLASSASLVAPARTVRDGATVTIAATIRLAPNRTRVHFVWNRGLYVQGYSPTIHPTDASDLASHATVDILTTATESSPIASPRLQWAHGSLNALSWGLLLPVGAALARYLRPCASAGPAWFYGHAAVQATGYALGAAGFALGIAMGAASPGVTYKLHRGLGIAAATAGSLQTLAVFFRPKTTNRYRKYWKSYHHLVGYGCVVIGVVNVFQGFEVMGLGASYWKLGYCMALATLVGGCVALEVNAWVVFCRRQHEEKLMRREVEDVVVKDRAAAF; this is encoded by the coding sequence atgaggagATTCGATGCGCTGCTGAtgctcgttgtggtcgtcgtccttccgagcggcggggcggcggcggcgggggcgccgGGGCGGTGCACGACGTCGACGCCGGTGAAGGCGTACGCCAAGTGCATCGCGCTGCCGACGCAGGGCGCGACGCTGGCGTGGACGTACGACGCGCGCAACGCCACGCTGGACGCGGCCTTCACGGGGTCCTTCATCTCGCCGTCGGGCTGGGTGGCGTGGGGCGTCAACCAGGACGCGCCGGCCATGGCCGGGGCGCGCGTGATCGCCGCCTTCTCCGACCCGTCCACGGGCGCGCTGCTCGCGCTCCCGTTCGTGCTCTCCGCCGACGTCAAGCTCCAGGCCAAGCCCCTGGTGTCCCGCCCGCTCGACATCCCGCTGCTGGCCTCCTCGGCGTCCCTCGTCGCGCCGGCCCGCACCGTCCGCGACGGCGCGACCGTGACCATCGCCGCCACCATCCGGCTCGCCCCGAACCGCACCAGGGTCCACTTCGTGTGGAACCGGGGCCTGTACGTGCAGGGCTACTCCCCGACCATCCACCCCACGGACGCCTCCGACCTGGCGTCGCACGCCACCGTCGACATCCTCACCACGGCGACGGAGTCGTCCCCCATCGCGTCCCCCAGGCTGCAGTGGGCGCACGGCTCCCTGAACGCGCTCTCCTGGGGCCTCCTGCTGCCGGTGGGCGCGGCGCTGGCGCGGTACCTCCGGCCCTGCGCGTCGGCGGGGCCGGCGTGGTTCTACGGGCACGCGGCGGTGCAGGCGACGGGGTACGCGCTGGGGGCGGCCGGGTTCGCGCTGGGGATCGCGATGGGGGCGGCGTCGCCCGGGGTGACGTACAAGCTGCACCGCGGGCTGGGCatcgcggcggcgacggcggggagCCTGCAGACGCTGGCGGTGTTCTTCCGGCCCAAGACGACGAACCGGTACCGCAAGTACTGGAAGTCGTACCACCACCTGGTGGGGTACGGGTGCGTGGTGATCGGGGTGGTGAACGTGTTCCAGGGCTTCGAGGTCATGGGGCTCGGCGCGTCCTACTGGAAGCTCGGCTACTGCATGGCGCTGGCGACGCTCGTCGGCGGCTGCGTGGCGCTGGAGGTGAACGCATGGGTGGTGTTCTGCCGGAGGCAGCACGAGGAGAAGCTCATGCGGCGGGAGGTGGAGGACGTCGTCGTCAAGGACAGGGCCGCCGCCTTCTAG